The Brevibacillus choshinensis genome includes a region encoding these proteins:
- a CDS encoding DNA cytosine methyltransferase — protein sequence MYTVLDLFCGAGGMSEGFLQAGFQIPFASDYSKEAAETYKRRHDQLGYNLNFFNDDIGKLTKRSTLNDFLGGATIDVIVGGPPCQGFSLTGKRDENDPRNRLFLDYLKIVKLVKPKYFVIENVEGMLSYKVKKIKGISGTIYEDEIVPEIIKKEAKTFGYYVEYKLLNAKDYGVPQNRPRVIFFGTRNFKRKKDRLQIPTFPEKHKVVVSVEDAISDLRFLKNGQVSSNYNGRYRVTPYQQLLRNGLTPNANGETIRAIRLENHKASTHQEKTVKRFEKLKPGESVGDLLIRLTSEELKYFKTKKYRCTKLEKDSVSPTVLTLPDDIVHYDQGNPRILSVREFARLQSFDDSFVFYGKRTTGGDRRKYETPQYTQVGNAVPPLFARAIANQIIKCLRS from the coding sequence ATGTATACGGTACTTGACCTTTTTTGTGGTGCTGGAGGAATGAGTGAGGGGTTTCTCCAAGCAGGATTTCAAATTCCATTTGCTAGTGACTATAGCAAAGAAGCCGCAGAGACATATAAAAGACGTCACGATCAATTAGGATATAATTTGAACTTTTTTAATGATGATATTGGTAAGTTGACTAAAAGATCAACTTTAAATGATTTCCTTGGAGGAGCCACAATTGATGTAATTGTTGGAGGACCTCCTTGTCAAGGTTTTAGTTTAACTGGAAAAAGAGACGAGAACGATCCAAGAAATAGATTATTTTTGGATTATCTAAAAATAGTGAAATTGGTAAAACCAAAGTACTTTGTTATTGAAAATGTAGAAGGAATGCTCTCGTATAAGGTGAAAAAAATAAAAGGAATCTCAGGGACTATATACGAAGATGAAATAGTACCAGAAATTATAAAAAAAGAAGCCAAAACATTTGGCTATTATGTTGAATATAAGTTATTGAATGCTAAAGATTATGGGGTTCCTCAAAATAGACCTAGGGTAATTTTTTTCGGTACTCGAAATTTTAAAAGAAAGAAAGATAGGCTTCAGATCCCTACATTTCCAGAAAAACACAAAGTGGTAGTATCGGTAGAAGACGCTATATCTGATTTAAGATTTTTGAAAAATGGGCAGGTATCATCTAACTATAACGGAAGATATAGAGTTACCCCATATCAACAATTATTAAGAAACGGGCTTACACCAAATGCTAATGGAGAAACGATCCGAGCAATTAGATTAGAGAATCATAAGGCATCAACACACCAAGAGAAGACGGTTAAACGGTTTGAAAAGTTAAAGCCTGGTGAGAGTGTTGGAGATCTGTTGATACGATTAACTTCTGAAGAATTGAAATACTTTAAAACCAAAAAATATCGATGCACAAAATTAGAAAAGGATTCAGTTTCCCCCACAGTATTAACACTTCCAGATGATATTGTTCACTACGACCAAGGAAATCCAAGAATTTTATCTGTAAGAGAATTTGCTAGACTACAATCATTTGATGATAGTTTTGTATTCTACGGAAAACGAACAACTGGTGGGGATAGAAGAAAATATGAAACTCCTCAATATACACAAGTTGGTAATGCGGTCCCTCCCCTTTTTGCGAGGGCAATTGCAAATCAAATAATAAAATGTTTGAGAAGTTAA
- the glmS gene encoding glutamine--fructose-6-phosphate transaminase (isomerizing), translating into MCGIVGYIGNKQAQDIIIGGLRKLEYRGYDSAGVAVLNEKGLELDKAQGRLAVLEERLESHPLGGFIGIGHTRWATHGKPSNENSHPHTDAKHSFAVVHNGIIENFLPIKEELLSKGYTFTSETDTEVIAHLLADLYDGDIVSTARKAVQRMRGAYALGIMTEHEPDKLVAIRLASPLVVGVGEGESFIGSDIPAILEHTRDVYILNEGEMAVLTRDGVKLMDAETGAKIERELFHVEWDLVQAEKGGYDSFMLKEIHEQPQAVRETMGARIDQENKRIVMPELKMSDAELAKYDRIYIVACGTSMHAGLVGKDVIEKWTRVPVEVAVASEFRYRDPIYTDNTLMIVISQSGETADTLAALREAKKSNVKVMAITNVVGSSVAREADEVIFTWAGPEVAVASTKAYTSQVVALYLFSLYLAQVKGTLAATEVAEVVDHLQEIPAKITSMLEDAEQVRHFAESTKGVNSLFFIGRSLDYAVSLEGSLKLKEISYIHSEAYPAGELKHGTLALIEDNVPVVALATQPDIYEKMVSNIVEVKARGARVLGFAIEGNNDLAKSVDEVIYLPATLPMLTPILTVIPLQLLSYFASVVRGLDVDKPRNLAKSVTVE; encoded by the coding sequence ATGTGCGGAATCGTTGGATATATTGGAAATAAACAAGCGCAGGATATTATCATCGGGGGTCTTCGCAAGCTGGAGTATCGTGGATACGACTCGGCTGGGGTAGCCGTATTGAACGAGAAGGGATTGGAGCTGGATAAAGCACAGGGCCGTTTGGCTGTGCTGGAAGAGCGTCTGGAATCTCATCCGTTAGGTGGTTTCATTGGGATTGGACATACTCGTTGGGCGACACACGGAAAACCGTCTAACGAAAACTCCCACCCTCACACAGATGCAAAGCATTCCTTTGCTGTCGTGCACAATGGAATCATCGAGAACTTCCTGCCGATCAAAGAAGAGCTGCTGAGCAAAGGCTACACCTTTACCTCTGAGACGGATACAGAAGTCATCGCTCACTTGCTGGCTGACTTGTATGATGGCGATATCGTTTCGACTGCACGCAAAGCGGTACAACGTATGCGTGGTGCTTACGCATTGGGAATTATGACCGAGCATGAGCCGGATAAATTGGTGGCCATTCGTCTGGCAAGCCCACTGGTAGTCGGTGTGGGTGAAGGCGAGAGCTTCATCGGTTCCGATATCCCTGCGATTTTGGAGCATACGCGCGACGTGTACATTTTGAACGAAGGCGAAATGGCTGTGCTCACCCGTGATGGCGTAAAGCTGATGGACGCAGAAACAGGTGCGAAAATCGAGCGGGAACTGTTCCATGTAGAGTGGGATCTGGTGCAGGCTGAAAAAGGCGGCTACGATTCCTTTATGCTCAAAGAAATCCATGAGCAGCCACAAGCTGTTCGTGAAACGATGGGCGCTCGCATTGATCAGGAGAACAAGCGTATCGTAATGCCTGAGCTGAAAATGAGCGATGCCGAACTGGCGAAATACGATCGCATCTATATCGTGGCTTGCGGTACTTCTATGCACGCAGGTCTGGTCGGTAAAGACGTCATTGAAAAATGGACCCGCGTTCCAGTGGAAGTAGCTGTTGCATCGGAGTTCCGTTACCGTGATCCGATCTACACGGACAACACCTTGATGATCGTGATCAGCCAATCTGGTGAAACAGCAGACACACTGGCGGCTCTGCGTGAAGCGAAAAAGAGTAACGTCAAGGTCATGGCAATCACCAATGTGGTAGGCAGCTCCGTAGCTCGTGAAGCAGACGAAGTCATCTTTACATGGGCAGGCCCAGAAGTAGCGGTAGCGTCCACGAAGGCATATACGTCCCAAGTGGTAGCCCTGTATCTGTTCAGCCTCTATCTGGCACAGGTAAAAGGTACACTGGCAGCGACGGAAGTAGCTGAAGTGGTGGATCATCTGCAAGAAATCCCTGCGAAAATCACTTCCATGCTGGAAGATGCCGAGCAGGTTCGTCACTTTGCAGAGAGCACCAAAGGCGTAAACAGCCTGTTCTTTATCGGACGCAGCCTCGACTATGCAGTCTCGCTGGAAGGCTCCCTGAAGCTCAAGGAGATCTCGTACATCCACTCCGAAGCTTACCCTGCTGGTGAACTGAAACACGGCACCCTCGCGCTGATTGAAGATAACGTACCGGTAGTCGCACTAGCTACACAACCGGATATCTACGAAAAAATGGTGAGCAACATCGTGGAAGTAAAAGCCCGCGGCGCACGCGTACTGGGCTTTGCGATCGAAGGCAACAACGACCTGGCAAAGAGCGTCGATGAAGTGATCTACTTGCCAGCCACATTGCCTATGCTGACACCTATTTTGACCGTCATTCCATTGCAATTGCTTTCCTACTTTGCATCTGTCGTTCGCGGCCTGGACGTGGATAAACCACGGAATTTGGCGAAGAGTGTTACGGTAGAGTAA
- a CDS encoding SMI1/KNR4 family protein encodes MGNILFMKPWNAWKVRLDKFTDHIWEIGGDIEEVLVTKPATLQQVEEIEKKLGVKLPLSFRETLLQFSSKIQISWSLMEDVELIVECPQEYRKFNCDFGWDLKDLIRINRFKNIFIKEYHMNTDDPISKVWHNKLIFCDVGKGDFLAFDLTEGPDCPVVYLSRNNIQGHGYLLGKNFIDFMDRWTAIGCLGPDFSQINRFISSSTKQLDPNGTYAKKWINWIIGD; translated from the coding sequence ATGGGGAATATTCTATTTATGAAACCATGGAATGCTTGGAAAGTTAGATTGGATAAATTTACAGACCATATTTGGGAAATTGGCGGTGATATAGAAGAGGTTCTAGTTACCAAACCTGCTACCTTGCAACAAGTTGAAGAAATCGAAAAAAAGTTAGGTGTGAAACTACCGCTGTCGTTTCGTGAGACATTACTTCAATTTTCTTCGAAAATACAAATTTCCTGGTCGCTAATGGAAGATGTTGAATTAATTGTAGAATGTCCTCAGGAATACAGAAAATTCAACTGTGATTTTGGATGGGATCTAAAAGATTTAATCCGTATTAATCGGTTCAAAAATATATTCATTAAGGAATACCACATGAATACAGATGATCCTATTAGTAAGGTTTGGCATAACAAACTAATATTTTGCGATGTTGGGAAAGGGGATTTCCTAGCTTTTGACTTAACAGAAGGTCCTGATTGTCCTGTCGTCTACTTATCACGTAATAATATTCAAGGACATGGCTATTTACTAGGTAAAAATTTTATTGATTTTATGGATCGATGGACTGCTATAGGGTGTCTAGGGCCAGATTTTAGTCAAATCAATCGATTTATTTCTTCCTCAACAAAGCAATTAGACCCAAACGGGACATATGCAAAGAAATGGATAAATTGGATTATTGGGGACTGA
- a CDS encoding AAA family ATPase, which yields MSNAITPSNSIFRGLSVEAYYYDPQLEDYAGNPLLEALPPIWDEATAVRKMASRPRFNVNERNLPTHLRLHCVQRIARDYFQPLSTHIELEQRISRLIRDGYIGRNPLEPNYAIRARNDAHDLIAYGESSLYPINNPSSSGFAIVGISGIGKSSALNRVMSMYPQVIMHSKYKEHNLSLYQIVWMKMDCPQDGSIKGLCINFFQAIDQMLGTNYHKKHAGGRRSVDELLPIMAQIAAVHCLGVLIIDEIQNLSEAKSGGGLRMLNFFVQLVNTIGLPVVVVGTFKALPILDGEFRNARRGTGQGDLIWDRMKNDDEWDFFLQGLWKFQWTNNKAKFTDEIKETMYEESQGITDIAIKLFMLSQWRAIDTDKGCLTPSIIKSVAKDRLQLLQPALKALKSGDKSKIAKFGDVYASLSVMDYIDELEAKHIQEKRLEMIKSELGFDPNVLIIKQIANWLIDAGIEPAVANAAAEITVQEHQQALEDIDLNQLALKIALANSKVKTVSSPPKSTRERKRGIRTGEDLREITSLGQAKKLSGYESLKLAGYIKDPNEFLA from the coding sequence ATGAGTAATGCTATAACCCCTTCAAATTCAATTTTCAGGGGTTTATCGGTTGAAGCTTACTACTATGATCCCCAGCTAGAGGATTATGCTGGTAATCCTCTTCTGGAAGCACTTCCACCAATTTGGGATGAAGCGACTGCAGTTAGGAAAATGGCTTCAAGACCTAGATTCAATGTGAATGAAAGAAATTTGCCAACGCACTTACGATTACACTGTGTTCAACGAATTGCGCGAGATTACTTTCAGCCCTTGTCTACTCATATTGAGCTGGAACAGAGAATATCGAGACTAATCCGGGATGGATATATAGGTAGGAATCCTTTGGAACCAAACTATGCAATTCGTGCAAGAAATGATGCTCACGACCTTATTGCTTATGGAGAAAGCAGCCTCTATCCGATCAATAATCCAAGTTCATCAGGCTTTGCGATTGTGGGTATTTCTGGAATCGGAAAATCATCTGCCTTGAATCGTGTAATGTCTATGTATCCTCAGGTCATCATGCATAGTAAGTATAAGGAACATAACCTTAGCCTTTACCAAATCGTGTGGATGAAAATGGACTGCCCTCAAGATGGCTCTATTAAGGGGCTTTGTATTAATTTCTTCCAAGCAATTGATCAGATGCTCGGAACGAATTATCACAAAAAGCATGCGGGTGGTCGCCGTTCTGTGGATGAGTTATTACCGATCATGGCGCAAATCGCGGCCGTACATTGTCTTGGAGTTTTGATTATAGATGAGATCCAAAACCTCAGTGAGGCCAAAAGTGGTGGAGGTTTACGAATGCTCAACTTTTTCGTCCAACTTGTGAATACCATTGGACTACCAGTAGTTGTAGTTGGTACTTTCAAGGCTCTCCCTATTCTGGACGGAGAATTCCGAAATGCGCGCCGTGGAACAGGACAAGGTGATCTAATCTGGGACCGGATGAAAAATGATGATGAGTGGGATTTCTTTTTGCAAGGATTGTGGAAATTTCAGTGGACTAATAACAAAGCAAAGTTTACAGATGAAATTAAGGAAACCATGTACGAAGAATCTCAAGGAATAACAGACATTGCTATTAAGCTTTTCATGTTGTCACAGTGGCGTGCAATCGATACTGATAAAGGATGCCTTACGCCTTCGATTATTAAGTCTGTGGCAAAAGATCGATTGCAGCTGCTTCAACCTGCTCTAAAAGCGTTGAAATCCGGTGATAAAAGTAAAATTGCCAAGTTTGGAGATGTCTATGCTAGCTTATCCGTCATGGACTACATAGATGAATTGGAAGCGAAGCATATACAAGAAAAACGTCTCGAAATGATTAAATCAGAACTGGGGTTTGATCCTAATGTCCTGATCATAAAACAGATAGCCAATTGGTTAATTGATGCTGGAATTGAGCCAGCAGTTGCAAATGCAGCAGCGGAGATAACTGTCCAGGAACATCAACAGGCACTAGAGGACATTGATCTCAATCAATTAGCTCTAAAAATAGCCTTAGCTAACTCCAAAGTAAAGACTGTATCATCTCCACCAAAATCTACTCGTGAAAGAAAGCGTGGAATTCGCACTGGCGAAGATTTAAGGGAAATCACTTCCCTTGGACAAGCTAAAAAGCTTTCTGGATATGAGTCATTGAAATTGGCTGGATATATAAAAGATCCAAATGAGTTCTTAGCGTAA
- a CDS encoding Mu transposase C-terminal domain-containing protein: MLEWLVTNTVVEWKNIDAEPLDKGHIERILWIDSQRKKVVTIALDDEKAFPQVRTVEEYVKSALEKHHRVIEYIQFPNLFIEEASIPQKHKEIRDKAWEVISPIVEQEPDVFDPKLRGVMVADAVQTSQIHKSTIYRYLRRYWQAGKMVNALLPYYKNSGGLGTERIGGETKRGRPKKFSDEPTGVNISEEMKQSFRSGIRLFYNTKEKAPLRRAYQKTLEAFFNIGFKKSEDTRIPLLPAKDELPTYGQFRYWYQKELDLEESIKKRQGKRNFELKHRPILGSSTKESFGPGSRFQIDATVADIYLVSQYNREWIIGRPIIYVVIDVFSRYIAGLYVGLEGPSWLGAMMALANTASDKRSYCAEYGIEIEDDVWISSHLPQKLTADRGELEGTMPNNLINTLGVDVETEPPYRADWKGIVEQQFRLFNHRTIKWIPGAVAARNRERGERDYRLDAKLTLHEFTQIIIRTILYHNNQHYMEWYDRNEFLVADNISSIPRELWNWGIMNRTGRLKKHSEDIVKLNLMYKGNASVTKTGILFKGMAYTSDVAIREQWFTKARAKGSWLIPVAYDPRTTNSIYIWLDDGQRFEKCYLFEREERYFNKRFDEVEDLLEIEKLGKQEKSDDTIRAKIELDAYIKGVVQEATRKTNETLEKSDSSDRERTKNIRKNRKLEKEQNQGKEALSLGDSRQDISREKTDKIVLFTKNNTTADTGYIPPAEKTSRLRSILNSYDDGDEDE; the protein is encoded by the coding sequence ATGTTGGAGTGGCTCGTTACAAACACTGTTGTCGAATGGAAAAATATTGATGCTGAGCCATTAGATAAAGGCCACATTGAACGGATACTGTGGATCGATTCCCAACGTAAAAAGGTCGTTACGATTGCTTTAGATGATGAAAAAGCATTTCCTCAGGTAAGGACTGTCGAAGAGTATGTTAAAAGTGCTCTGGAAAAACATCACCGAGTGATCGAATATATACAATTCCCCAATCTGTTTATTGAGGAAGCTTCTATTCCCCAAAAACACAAGGAGATAAGGGACAAGGCATGGGAAGTAATCTCTCCAATTGTAGAACAAGAACCCGATGTCTTTGATCCCAAGCTGCGAGGCGTCATGGTTGCAGACGCAGTACAAACATCTCAAATACATAAAAGTACCATTTATCGATACCTAAGAAGATACTGGCAAGCTGGTAAGATGGTTAATGCTTTATTACCCTATTATAAAAATTCCGGTGGTTTAGGAACTGAACGAATTGGCGGTGAAACTAAAAGAGGACGCCCTAAAAAATTCTCTGATGAGCCTACAGGAGTAAACATTTCAGAAGAGATGAAGCAATCTTTTCGTTCAGGGATTCGTTTGTTTTATAACACGAAAGAAAAGGCTCCTTTAAGACGTGCCTATCAGAAAACGTTGGAAGCATTTTTCAATATTGGATTTAAAAAAAGTGAAGATACTCGGATTCCCCTACTACCTGCCAAGGATGAATTACCTACCTATGGACAGTTCAGGTATTGGTATCAGAAGGAGCTTGATTTAGAGGAATCAATAAAGAAACGGCAAGGTAAAAGAAATTTTGAACTTAAGCATAGGCCTATATTGGGGAGTTCAACGAAAGAATCATTTGGTCCTGGCTCTCGCTTTCAGATTGACGCCACCGTTGCGGATATTTACCTAGTTAGTCAATATAACAGAGAATGGATTATTGGCCGACCAATCATTTATGTCGTGATTGATGTTTTTAGTAGATATATTGCTGGTCTGTATGTTGGATTGGAAGGCCCAAGTTGGTTAGGAGCAATGATGGCTCTTGCAAACACGGCATCAGACAAACGATCATATTGTGCTGAATATGGCATTGAGATAGAGGACGATGTATGGATAAGTAGTCATTTGCCACAGAAACTCACAGCAGATCGAGGAGAACTTGAGGGAACGATGCCCAATAACCTGATCAATACACTGGGAGTTGATGTAGAGACAGAACCACCCTATCGCGCTGACTGGAAAGGGATTGTGGAGCAGCAATTTCGTTTATTCAATCATCGAACGATCAAGTGGATACCAGGTGCAGTTGCTGCGAGAAATAGAGAACGTGGTGAACGAGACTATCGTCTAGATGCCAAGTTGACACTGCATGAGTTCACACAGATCATCATCAGAACGATTCTTTATCATAACAATCAGCACTACATGGAGTGGTATGACCGCAATGAATTTTTAGTAGCTGATAATATTTCTTCTATTCCACGAGAACTATGGAATTGGGGCATTATGAATCGAACCGGAAGGCTGAAAAAGCACTCAGAAGATATCGTGAAGTTAAATTTAATGTACAAAGGTAATGCTTCTGTTACTAAGACAGGGATTTTATTTAAAGGAATGGCTTATACAAGTGATGTCGCCATTCGAGAGCAATGGTTTACGAAAGCTAGAGCTAAGGGAAGCTGGCTTATCCCGGTCGCTTACGATCCACGAACGACGAATTCAATATATATTTGGCTTGATGATGGACAAAGGTTTGAGAAATGCTATTTGTTTGAGAGAGAAGAACGATATTTCAATAAACGATTTGATGAGGTAGAAGACTTATTAGAAATAGAGAAGTTAGGGAAGCAAGAAAAAAGTGATGATACTATACGAGCCAAGATCGAACTGGATGCATATATAAAGGGTGTCGTTCAAGAGGCTACACGAAAAACTAACGAGACCTTGGAAAAAAGTGATTCTAGTGATCGTGAGAGAACAAAGAACATCCGTAAAAATCGCAAATTAGAAAAAGAACAAAATCAAGGAAAAGAAGCATTAAGTTTGGGAGATTCCAGACAAGATATATCAAGAGAAAAAACAGACAAAATAGTTCTCTTTACAAAGAACAATACAACGGCAGATACTGGCTACATTCCCCCTGCCGAGAAGACCTCTCGGTTACGGTCCATACTAAATTCATATGATGATGGTGATGAAGATGAGTAA
- a CDS encoding TnsD family Tn7-like transposition protein translates to MLSFFPTPYPDELMYSVFARYHARSGNVSFKSTLQDLFGSEAIVSSIGFSSQLHALIQRLPMGAVYTADDFIDKHSLFPFYAPFLPPDRSKKIKDMLKGNQGRAVQMAIGIMAGGVCQKNRLCFCMECLSDDIQAYGESYWHRVHNTPGVFICPIHHSPLVAYPTDQLNRHGFTVCPLTGIEKNKVESILANDEPLSTKTKEMLLNLARDIQTLYSISDIPNLYKAKTIFLPELQYSQYATPSGRIRQGMLHRDFELHYGNELLVLLESTIEDEFSWLSFATRKTRRTLNPIRYLLLINFVFHSVEEFLNKTRGYHPFGQPPWPCLNHAADHFLKKVIDHCDVTICSDTRRPVGTFSCECGFVYSRRGPDRSEKDQLRIGRIKEFGPVWFSLLVNKVQHQTGSFRKIARDLGVDPKTVIKYAQLLERDVAEKNRQSRPKLKVTKKDAPIVHSRSDHRRTKKDVIQRVNWELRDLETSVKVEAECKKILSNEMQKPIRVTIAYVGKQIGLQSLLEKHKNRLPVTMSVFKLYTEDIEQFQIRRIRWATQLLHNRNERILRWKIERIAGLRPGYTSLISDEIEAQILQYHYESPTIQAVRDGGESLWIH, encoded by the coding sequence ATGCTTTCCTTTTTTCCTACTCCCTACCCGGATGAGTTAATGTATAGTGTGTTTGCACGGTACCATGCTCGAAGTGGTAATGTAAGTTTTAAATCCACTTTGCAGGACTTGTTTGGTTCTGAAGCAATAGTCTCCTCTATTGGTTTCTCTAGCCAGTTACATGCATTAATTCAGAGGCTCCCAATGGGGGCAGTTTATACTGCTGATGATTTCATTGATAAGCACAGTTTATTCCCTTTTTATGCGCCATTTCTACCACCAGACCGCTCTAAAAAGATCAAAGACATGCTGAAAGGAAATCAAGGAAGAGCTGTTCAAATGGCAATTGGGATTATGGCAGGTGGTGTGTGTCAAAAGAACAGGTTGTGCTTTTGTATGGAATGTCTTTCAGATGATATCCAAGCTTATGGTGAGTCGTACTGGCATCGTGTTCACAATACCCCTGGAGTGTTTATTTGCCCAATTCACCACTCTCCTCTAGTAGCGTATCCCACAGATCAGCTCAACAGACATGGTTTTACTGTTTGTCCACTGACGGGCATAGAGAAAAATAAAGTGGAATCCATTTTAGCGAACGATGAACCACTTTCAACAAAAACAAAAGAGATGCTATTAAATCTAGCACGAGACATACAAACACTGTATTCCATATCTGACATTCCAAATCTATATAAAGCGAAAACAATCTTTTTGCCTGAATTACAATACTCACAATATGCCACTCCTAGCGGAAGGATTCGTCAGGGAATGTTGCATCGGGACTTTGAACTTCATTATGGAAACGAGTTATTAGTGCTTTTGGAATCAACAATAGAAGACGAGTTTAGTTGGTTATCTTTTGCTACTCGAAAGACAAGACGTACCCTTAACCCCATCCGTTATCTTTTATTGATCAACTTTGTATTTCATTCGGTAGAAGAATTTCTAAACAAAACTAGAGGTTACCATCCATTTGGACAGCCTCCTTGGCCCTGTCTAAACCATGCTGCAGATCATTTTTTGAAGAAAGTGATAGATCATTGTGATGTAACGATTTGTTCTGATACTCGGAGACCAGTTGGGACATTTAGTTGCGAATGTGGTTTTGTCTATTCACGAAGAGGTCCGGATCGTTCTGAAAAAGATCAATTACGAATCGGGAGGATAAAGGAATTTGGTCCCGTTTGGTTTTCCCTTCTGGTTAATAAAGTACAACATCAAACAGGTTCCTTCAGGAAAATTGCGCGTGATCTAGGGGTAGATCCGAAGACGGTTATTAAATATGCTCAGTTGTTAGAAAGAGATGTAGCTGAGAAAAATCGGCAGTCTCGGCCTAAGCTAAAAGTAACCAAGAAAGATGCGCCGATAGTTCATAGCCGATCAGATCACAGAAGAACTAAAAAGGACGTCATCCAGAGAGTCAATTGGGAGTTGCGTGATTTAGAAACGAGCGTCAAGGTTGAGGCAGAGTGCAAAAAAATACTTTCAAATGAAATGCAAAAGCCTATTAGGGTCACGATTGCTTACGTTGGCAAACAAATTGGTTTGCAGTCATTACTCGAGAAACACAAAAATAGATTGCCAGTTACCATGAGTGTATTCAAATTGTACACCGAAGACATTGAACAATTTCAAATAAGAAGAATTAGATGGGCTACACAGCTTCTTCACAACCGAAATGAACGGATTTTGCGTTGGAAAATAGAAAGAATTGCGGGCTTGAGACCAGGATATACTTCTCTGATTTCAGATGAAATCGAAGCGCAAATTCTACAATATCACTATGAATCTCCAACAATTCAAGCGGTACGAGACGGTGGTGAATCACTTTGGATACATTAA
- a CDS encoding TnsA endonuclease N-terminal domain-containing protein, which translates to MDKLDYWGLMINDYKGGIFLPKRKRESSLTQIEKRIKEGRGQGYLHDYIPWLLIQDVPSSGRATRIRGWKTNRIHHVHSDLERSYYYILEWSDIVTDIREQFPLLPIEETLSIAEELNIKHPTDPKSTQPIVITTDFMISVGNREIARTIKPSSQLDSHRVIEKFEIERRYWAKRNIDWGIVTEVDIPKILIQNIEWVHKERHNEDVHHLGPYIVSGIEKIVLENLSDAHTSLASATSIADDKLGLEPGTSLAMVRHFIAAKRWKVNMSKPILPSQPLDEIIIENEQLRNSAMGG; encoded by the coding sequence ATGGATAAATTGGATTATTGGGGACTGATGATTAATGATTACAAAGGAGGTATATTTTTGCCCAAACGCAAACGTGAGTCCTCTTTAACACAGATAGAAAAACGAATAAAAGAAGGCCGCGGTCAAGGCTATCTACATGATTATATCCCTTGGCTCCTGATTCAGGATGTCCCGTCTTCTGGACGAGCAACCCGTATCCGTGGCTGGAAAACAAACCGAATCCACCATGTTCATTCTGATTTAGAACGCTCCTATTATTACATTCTTGAATGGTCAGATATTGTTACTGATATCCGTGAGCAGTTTCCTCTCCTTCCCATCGAAGAAACCCTCTCCATTGCTGAGGAATTAAATATCAAGCATCCTACAGATCCGAAATCTACCCAACCTATTGTAATAACAACTGATTTTATGATTTCTGTCGGCAATCGTGAGATAGCCAGAACAATCAAACCTTCTTCACAATTAGATTCTCATAGAGTAATTGAGAAGTTTGAAATTGAAAGACGTTATTGGGCAAAACGCAACATTGACTGGGGAATTGTTACGGAAGTAGACATCCCAAAGATCTTAATACAGAACATCGAATGGGTTCATAAAGAACGACATAATGAGGATGTTCATCATCTTGGCCCCTACATTGTATCTGGGATAGAGAAGATTGTTCTTGAAAATCTCTCAGATGCTCATACATCATTGGCCTCAGCAACTTCCATAGCAGACGATAAGTTAGGTCTAGAACCAGGAACATCCTTAGCAATGGTACGGCATTTCATAGCAGCGAAGAGATGGAAAGTAAATATGAGTAAACCAATCTTACCATCGCAGCCATTGGACGAAATAATTATTGAAAATGAGCAACTAAGGAACTCGGCAATGGGGGGATAA